A segment of the Amia ocellicauda isolate fAmiCal2 chromosome 5, fAmiCal2.hap1, whole genome shotgun sequence genome:
TCCTCTGAGGGGCGGGGGGGGACGATGCAATGCAGGATGATAAGGTTCTTAATTAGTGCTCTACACTTGGAGGACATGCTATGAAACGGTAAAGAGTAGTGCAGGAAAACAAGACCTCCTACCTCCCAGGGGAGGACCAGCCAGCCCCGCGAAGCTCTGGATGAAGACATACACCCCTACAGCAGAGGGCATGCGGTCAATGCCCACAACATCGTCCTCTGCCAGCATGGGAATGTGGGTGGAAGCCACGGTGCCCAGGAGATACCCGTAGAACACACAGCAGACCATCAGGCCCCAGAATTCAGTCACGAAGGTGAAGGTGAGCAGCACGAagcacagcagcagcacacAAATCAGCAGGATGTAGATCTTGCGTATGGGTTTCTTGTTGAGGATCCAGCCGATGGAGATCCGTCCGAAGATCTCAGCCACGGCCATGGCGGACAGCATGTAGGCAGAGCGCTCCCGATCCACGCCCCGGCTCACGCTCAGTTCGATGACATACAGTTGTGGGGCGAAGAAACCCAGCGTGGCGAAGAGCCCGAACATGGAGTAGCAAATGAAGCTACAGTCCCTCAGCACTGAGAAGTCAAGGAGTTTGCCCCAGGGGGGGGGCTCTGTCACCTTGGTCTCCGCCTGTTTGGGAGAAGTCTCGGGCAGCAtccccttctcctcctcctccaggttGCTCGTCTCCAGCTCCTCCTGCTGAGCCTTCTTCTGGCCCTGTGCCAGGTCAGTCCGTGAGGTAGTTAAAGACTGGACGCCCGAGTCCACAGAGCCGATGGAGGATCGTGTGTGCTCGTTCTCCAGCATGTATTTCGACTCCATTTGCTCCACTGTGGGGTTCTtcgtctcctcctcctccacaggCCGGGGCTTGATGACGATTGGTCGCAGCAGAGCCCCACACAGAATGATGCTGGACTGCAGGACGCCGATTACCACCAGACAGTTCTGCCAGCCGATCCGCTCCTTCAGGGCACTGAAGGCTGAAGTGACAGGGAAGGAGTCTTACAAGGCGAAGGAAATCACCAGGCCAAGGAACCTGTCCCTTAAAGGGGTATACTAAAAACCCACATTATTGTTCTTCCTGTGTCTTGTCATTTATCATACTATGTTGCCATTACCTTATACCTGTAGGTTTTCCAAATTATTTAAAGGCGTAAACCTATTTCCTATGTTCCCCACATGCTATCCTTGGCCCTTAATAATGCATAAACACCTACCTTCAGTTTGGGTGGTTTCCCATTCACCTTGTGTTCCCCATAAATGAACTAGGCAGGTATTTCTGTACTGTTTCTACTCTAACCTCCACTATCCTCACAATCTTCTGTAGCTTTATTGGTGTGGAGGCATACATGACATACTCAAAGTCAAGAGTTTCTGCCCCAGTGGAATTCTGTGGAGGATCTTGGATCACATTGCTAGGCGTACATAGATCAGGTAATAGGTCCTGTCTTTTCATTAGATTTTCTGCCTGTTTTTGTGGAGTTTGGTTTATTTCACCTGTAGCCTCCTTTCAACAGTGTTGCAATGTGGACCAGTAGGGTaagaacctttttttttttttttactcattCATTTACAGGTAATCCTTTATTATCTGCAGTTTCATAATCATCTGTGTTTGATTGCACCTTGGGATATTCTAGCTCTTATAAAGTCCTCTGATTGTTCCCATAATAGTAACTTACCTTAACAAAGGGGGGGGTGTTTATGGGTATGTGTATGTTGGCCCTTGATACTGTAGCTGAGCGTGACAGAGCAGATGCAATGCATGTTTGTGCAAAGAGAGAAAGTAATGggacagattaaaataaaataaaaaataccacTATATCCTGGGTTCAAAATGCGGCTGATGGTCTGAATGGTAGATGGCAACACAATGATAATTAATCTGTTATGGGCAGTGGGACCTTGCGCCCCCTTCTAGGTATAGAGATGGATAGACAGGCAGTTAGGTAGGTACAGATATGTATAGTGTGGGGGAGATAAAGCACAGGCTGTACTGACAATGAGCAGGGATTGAACtcagtgtgtttttctgtgtgtacTTGTGCCTAGGAGCAGTTCTCTCACCTGGGGCGAAGGCGAATATGGAAAATGATTCTCCAGTGGAGGCGATGGCCGTAACGAGCGAGCGGCGCTTTGTGAAGTACTGGGAGAGAATGGTGACGGTGGGCAGGAAGGTGAGGCAGTATCCCAGGCCTGTAAACAGACATGAGAGAGCAAGGTGACAGCCACTGCGccggcaggcaggcaggcaggcaggcacgCGGGCAGGCAGCGCATCTAGTTTATCGCTAACATTTCTCTACACGGGAACACAGGCCCACACTGTGGCTGTAGCTGCGGCCGAGGCGTTGCTCCCCCATTACAGATGAGTAAACCCTGAAAGAGAACTGTATTTAAAGgagacaaaaagaaagaaaaaacagaaagagaaagTTCTCATGTTAGGGATGAGCCATTggagaagggggaaaaaaaaaatctgattattGGGAAAGACTAGCAGTGCTTCTTAATGTAACTGCAAAAGCCAAAGATGGTGTTACAAAGAAGGACATTAGAGGTTACAGAAGGATCTGGTTCCCAGGAAACCGGTTTAGTATTTTAGTTATGCATTTGGAATTTTAGAATTAGTTTTTGACAGTTCTATACATTGATGTCTTTGATTCTGGCAGCATCAATGGTATAAACTCTGTCTGGAGTGTACCAAACCTGCTGATAATACGCCTGCAAATTGAATTTCAGAGTAAAGTTTGAGAAATTTGCTCACAGCCATAGATTCTGAAAAAACAACCAtaatcagtccagagcactgcTAGGATTCCCATTTGAGATCATTGTTATTTTACAGCAATTGTTCTTCAACATAACTGGGGGGAAATCTATATCAGGGGTTACACCTCACATAATCACTATTGTATCATCTATGGCAGTaaagtatatatgtaaacacctCTTTCTCTACATAGGTTTGATCTGAGTATACATCAATAGATAAATCTTACAACTTATCTTTgaacaatacatttacatttaatatagATTAATAATCTAATATTTAATGCTGAAATCTCGTTCAGATTTCAAAACTTCCAGTTCAGTCTCCATTGGGAACCAATGAAAGGCTTGGACTTCCCAGCGGTGTTTAGAAGAACTGACAATGTACCACTTCAGTGGGGCCTAAACTATCTAAACTTAGCTTTGCTCACTTCCAACGTATATTAGATCTGTCAAAGGGATCATTCCCAGAGTTTAGGGGAAATGGATTTTCCTTTCCCATTCCCGATGTCTGATGCCTTTGAAAGAAACAAAAGTGGTTTGTTATTTAAGCAGGACTGATGGAAGGAAAAGTATTTAAAGCCATGTCAATCCATACTTTATATTTTGAAGCACAAAATGCATTATTACTCTGCGTAATAAGAAGCCAAATTAACGgattcacaaaacaaaaagaaaaaacaatttgCACCATATGTTAGAAACCTTCCATGGCATTTACAAACAATTAATAAGTTTGAGACTGAAGACTATAAATGGTGTCCACTTTTTTATAACAGTCATGGGTTCAGTTCAATTCACACTCAATAATTGTGCACATTACACTTAGCAGCACAAGTTTTGGTGAATCTATCCCAAAGGAAGGCCTATTCCTATTATGTTCAAAACATTTCAGCACTGGGAAATGTTATAGAATGGTAAGGCAGGAGACAGCCATTGTGCCTCATTAGCATGGCTGCCCTGGAACATCTAGGCCTGCTATGAGATTCATAGAGGATGGGTTTCATAAGAAGCCCTGAAAAGAATGGGAATCAAATAAGAATGTGTTCTGCAGGCCTACTGTACAGATCGCACAATTTTTCCCCTTTATCAACGGAGACTGAAGTGAGCAAGTTGAGTTCCTAAAAGGATAAACACTGCCTGTGTCCTGTCCCCAGACAAAACGGACTCCTTGGCCTAAAATACCCATCTACATATGAAGTAGTTCTCTCACTAGACTAGACTGGTTTTTGTGAGGTTGTTAAAGGACTAACATGGGTCTAGTTGAACTGAGACTATCACAGGGTTGCACGTATCAGTGTAGGTACCTGAAACAATCCCCACGGTGAGGTACATCTCCACAATGGAAGTGGTGAAAGCAGCAGTAATCATGCCCAGACTGACGAGGGCTCCTCCCAGCATGACAACAGGCCGGTGTCCATAGCGGTTGCTCAGCAAAGAAGAGAGGGGTGCTGTGGGAACAAGAGAACTTCACTAAACACTTACTCTACTCTAGTCTTTTTAAGCCCCCATTTTGTGTGACCATGGTGAAGATTCAGAATATGTCTCCATGCTAAATGTTttgttgcattttcattttgttttgttgttttggcctGAAAATCTAGTGACCTTACTTGGCAAGGACTATGTAACAGAATGGCTTTTACTCCATGCTTTCTGGCAGTTGCTGAAAAATGTGCTAACCCATGCTGTCAGAAACAATGACATCAGCTTTGTGACAATATGGCAGCAGCTCCCCTCTGCATGAGATAAGAGAAGGCGGAAAATGTCTGAACCAGAGCTTCAAGCAACACTCTGAGTTCCAGGAAGTGGAAGCTGTCCACACCCTTCTGCCCCCTTGGTTGCTATGGCTGCTGCTTCACAATGACAGTAATTTTGACAGGAAGTAATGACAACTGTCAAGTGCTACAATCATGAAGAGACGGTAAGCTCCTAAGTCAAACGATTCAGACTGTCCAGAACGCAGTACAGACAAAAGGATCAGAGGGagagtatttatatatataaaataagaaataaaaaatgctgaTGTGGCAGTCCTGTAGTAGTACAAATAGAAGTACAGTCCTGTAC
Coding sequences within it:
- the slc16a6b gene encoding solute carrier family 16 member 6b; protein product: MAGCIKTAKGCMRASVYSEVPDGGWGWVVAVAFFFVEVFTYGVIKSFGVFLQDIMNHFNETNSSVSWIISICVFVMTFMAPLSSLLSNRYGHRPVVMLGGALVSLGMITAAFTTSIVEMYLTVGIVSGLGYCLTFLPTVTILSQYFTKRRSLVTAIASTGESFSIFAFAPAFSALKERIGWQNCLVVIGVLQSSIILCGALLRPIVIKPRPVEEEETKNPTVEQMESKYMLENEHTRSSIGSVDSGVQSLTTSRTDLAQGQKKAQQEELETSNLEEEEKGMLPETSPKQAETKVTEPPPWGKLLDFSVLRDCSFICYSMFGLFATLGFFAPQLYVIELSVSRGVDRERSAYMLSAMAVAEIFGRISIGWILNKKPIRKIYILLICVLLLCFVLLTFTFVTEFWGLMVCCVFYGYLLGTVASTHIPMLAEDDVVGIDRMPSAVGVYVFIQSFAGLAGPPLGGFLVDITQNYGSAFYSCAVGMGLGGLFLAFVRPAKTGLCKARRKQRPWQEEPEISSGDSSSQGSQVSVPEDFLEVDLALEDRPSKSRPENGMV